The following proteins are encoded in a genomic region of Drosophila bipectinata strain 14024-0381.07 chromosome XL, DbipHiC1v2, whole genome shotgun sequence:
- the Top3beta gene encoding DNA topoisomerase 3-beta, protein MKSVLMVAEKPSLAASLAAILSNGRSTPKRGTGNGCSTHEWTGNFRNEGSVHFRMTSVCGHVMSLDFISKYNSWDKVDPVELFGCPTEKKETNPKQHMRTFLAHEARGCDFLVLWLDCDKEGENICFEVMDAVQSVIHNVYSRQVTFRAHFSAITDKDIKGAMETLGHPNENEAKSVDARQELDLRIGCAFTRFQTKFFQDRYGDLDSSLISYGPCQTPTLGFCVKRHDDIQTFKPESFWYLQLLAGQPEFTLEWARGRVFKKDIAITLLNRVKEQKEATVESVSSKEAFKSKPQALNTVELMRICSSGLGIGPFQAMQIAERLYTQGYISYPRTETNQYPANFDLPAVLRVLQPSGDFGDEARTILGDLQTPRKGKDAGDHPPITPMKLGSRSDFDRDTWRVYEFICRHFMGTVSRDLKYRTTTAKLRVGLETFSCTANVLLDAGFTKVMTWQAFGRDEPMPPFVQGTQVAINDVRLAESQTGPPDYLTEAELITLMEQHGIGTDASIPVHINNICQRNYVRIENGRKLIPTTLGIVLVHGYQKIDPELVLPTMRSEVERMLTLIAQGSADFQDVLRHAIKIFKLKFMYFVKNIANMDALFEVSFSPLAESGKAHSRCGKCRRYMKYIQTKPARLHCSHCDETYSLPIGNVKVYREFKCPLDDFDLLAFSTGVKGRSYPFCPYCYNHPPFSDMPNLGGCNTCTHATCPHSLNTLGISGCVECPTGVLVLDCTLAPTWKLGCNRCDVIINCFKGATKVTVEEAKCQECGAQQVTVVYKSDKSKFKDGSEEKSGCVFCSADFSHLVEKHRAVASRPVRGGGSRGGKAGRGGGAGGPAAVGGAVAAGGGPGGAGGGGRGGRGGRQPKDKMAQLAAYFV, encoded by the exons ATGAAGAGTGTACTGATGGTGGCCGAGAAGCCCTCGCTGGCTGCCTCGCTAGCGGCGATTCTCTCCAATGGGCGCAGCACACCGAAAAGGG GGACTGGAAACGGTTGCTCCACTCACGAGTGGACCGGCAACTTCCGCAACGAGGGCTCGGTTCATTTTCGGATGACATCGGTGTGCGGGCACGTTATGTCGCTGGACTTTATCAGCAAGTACAACTCCTGGGACAAGGTTGATCCCGTGGAGCTCTTCGGCTGTCCCACCGAGAAAAAGGAGACGAACCCCAAGCAGCACATGCGCACGTTCCTGGCGCACGAGGCCAGGGGCTGTGATTTCCTGGTCCTTTGGCTGGATTGCGACAAGGAGGGCGAGAACATTTGCTTCGAGGTGATGGACGCTGTCCAGAGTGTTATCCACAATGTCTACAGTCGGCAGGTGACTTTCCGTGCCCACTTCTCGGCCATTACCGATAAGGACATCAAGGGCGCCATGGAAACGCTGGGCCATCCGAACGAGAACGAGGCCAAGTCGGTGGATGCGCGCCAGGAGCTGGATTTGCGTATCGGGTGCGCCTTCACCCGCTTCCAGACAAAGTTCTTTCAGGATCGCTACGGCGACCTGGACTCGTCCCTCATCTCCTACGGTCCCTGTCAGACACCCACGCTCGGCTTTTGCGTGAAACGGCACGACGACATCCAGACCTTCAAGCCGGAAAGCTTCTGGTATCTGCAGCTACTCGCCGGCCAGCCGGAGTTTACCTTGGAGTGGGCGCGCGGTCGTGTCTTCAAGAAGGACATTGCCATCACGCTCCTGAACCGCGTCAAGGAGCAGAAGGAAGCCAC GGTGGAGAGTGTCAGCAGCAAAGAGGCCTTCAAGAGCAAGCCCCAGGCCCTCAACACCGTGGAACTGATGCGGATCTGTAGTTCGGGACTGGGCATTGGTCCCTTCCAGGCCATGCAGATCGCCGAGCGGCTCTACACTCAGGGCTACATCAGTTATCCGCGTACGGAGACCAATCAGTATCCGGCCAATTTTGATCTGCCGGCGGTGCTCCGGGTCCTGCAGCCGTCCGGGGATTTTGGTGACGAGGCTAGGACCATCTTGGGGGATCTGCAGACACCGCGCAAGGGCAAGGATGCCGGCGACCATCCCCCGATCACGCCCATGAAGCTGGGCAGCCGCAGTGACTTTGATCGCGACACCTGGCGTGTCTACGAGTTCATCTGCCGGCACTTCATGGGCACGGTGTCGCGGGACTTGAAGTACCGCACCACAACGGCAAAGCTGCGAGTAGGCCTGGAGACGTTCTCCTGCACGGCGAATGTACTGCTGGATGCTGGATTCACCAAGGTCATGACCTGGCAGGCCTTTGGCCGCGACGAACCCATGCCGCCGTTCGTCCAGGGCACCCAGGTGGCCATCAATGATGTCCGGCTGGCGGAAAGTCAGACGGGGCCGCCCGACTACCTCACCGAGGCGGAGCTGATCACCCTGATGGAACAGCACGGCATTGGTACGGACGCCTCCATACCGGTGCACATTAACAACATCTGCCAGCGCAACTATGTGCGCATCGAGAATGGACGCAAGCTGATACCCACCACACTGGGCATTGTCCTCGTCCATGGCTATCAAAAGATCGATCCGGAACTGGTGCTGCCCACCATGCGTTCGGAGGTGGAGCGGATGCTCACCCTCATTGCCCAGGGATCGGCCGATTTTCAGGATGTGCTCCGGCACGCCATCAAGATCTTTAAGCTCAAGTTCATGTACTTTGTGAAGAACATTGCCAACATGGATGCCCTGTTCGAGGTGTCCTTCTCGCCGCTGGCCGAGTCGGGGAAGGCGCACTCCCGCTGTGGCAAGTGCAGGCGCTACATGAAGTACATACAG ACCAAACCAGCTCGTCTCCATTGCTCGCATTGCGACGAAACCTATTCCCTGCCCATCGGGAATGTGAAGGTCTACCGTGAGTTCAAGTGCCCGCTGGATGACTTCGATCTGCTGGCCTTCTCGACGGGCGTCAAGGGGCGTTCGTATCCGTTCTGCCCGTACTGCTACAACCATCCGCCGTTCAGCGATATGCCCAATCTGGGGGGCTGCAACACCTGCACCCACGCCACCTGCCCCCACTCCCTGAACACCCTGGGCATTTCCGGATGCGTTGAATGCCCCACCGGTGTCCTAGTGCTCGACTGCACCCTGGCGCCCACCTGGAAGCTGGGCTGCAATCGCTGCGACGTCATCATCAACTGCTTTAAGGGTGCCACCAAAGTCACAGTCGAAG AGGCCAAGTGCCAGGAGTGCGGCGCCCAGCAGGTGACCGTCGTCTACAAGTCGGACAAGAGCAAGTTCAAGGACGGCAGCGAGGAGAAGAGCGGCTGTGTCTTCTGCTCGGCGGACTTCTCCCACCTGGTCGAGAAGCATCGGGCGGTGGCCTCGCGACCTGTACGCGGCGGTGGATCCCGTGGCGGTAAGGCTGGTCGTGGCGGCGGTGCCGGCGGACCGGCTGCTGTGGGTGGAGCCGTGGCTGCTGGCGGTGGTCCAGGTGGCGCTGGAGGCGGTGGGCGTGGCGGACGGGGTGGCCGACAGCCCAAGGATAAAATGGCCCAGCTGGCGGCGTATTTCGTTTAA
- the mthl1 gene encoding probable G-protein coupled receptor Mth-like 1, whose amino-acid sequence MDHPILSIARLLLLVAAWSGGQAQETPPVSSASSPARPPPRVKLNKCCHMGEYLNETTRSCNAGSPEQWVPMVYLVQQQRFFEPVGGSPRFMKFLPHTRPQCPDQYQELIRSRNTNVMLFPNGSLYVRERGLFVEPQNYCVDWQVALVCLDHDKQQPQQPNGSDPDQRQEQPDVLRLRKCCGKYGSYDTQKKDCDLQPNHPADGQLRLAPQLQLGSYETIYGLPECSSPGGYAIAGDWTEGKLNRSNRHLQLPHTNLSADQYCLEHTQREGEVKIIACQYLFSPEIYDPDLGPGEIHGNNLQRAVLTGGILVSIVFLAATLVAGFMLPAVHHALHWRCQICYIFCLLVGKVLLAIEEFSTGLEPGTAWCLMLAISMHFFFLAAFFWLNTMCFNIWWTFRDFRPSSLERSQEALRLFLYSMYAWGGPLLIAIVAACVDQLPETSLLRPGFGQLYCWFDNRSLSIFAYFYGPIGLLLCANIVLFMSTTHQLTCGLWKRDDVKSSTEKSALGRVCLKLVVVMGVTWIADIISWLVGGPHGAWFATDLINALQGVFIFIVVGCQPQVWTACRRICCPRLRHDITNTTNGVQHSSSSQGLPSMAGGTEFTQNTSMPSSPAADSGFPEDTTTTDKADGHPTSSSPVTVPPKMETIC is encoded by the coding sequence ATGGACCATCCTATTTTAAGTATTGCCAGGCTGCTCCTTCTGGTGGCGGCCTGGTCCGGTGGCCAGGCCCAAGAGACGCCACCGGTGTCGTCTGCCTCGTCGCCCGCCCGCCCGCCGCCCCGCGTCAAGCTGAACAAATGCTGCCACATGGGCGAGTACCTGAACGAGACGACCCGATCCTGCAACGCCGGCAGTCCGGAGCAGTGGGTGCCTATGGTGTATCTGGTGCAGCAGCAGCGATTCTTCGAGCCCGTCGGCGGTAGTCCGCGCTTCATGAAGTTCCTGCCCCACACGCGTCCCCAGTGCCCGGATCAGTACCAGGAGCTCATCCGCAGCCGGAACACCAACGTAATGCTATTCCCCAATGGCAGTCTGTATGTGAGGGAGCGCGGCCTGTTCGTGGAGCCGCAGAACTACTGTGTGGACTGGCAGGTGGCCCTCGTCTGCCTCGACCACGAcaagcagcagccacagcagccGAACGGCAGCGATCCCGACCAGCGTCAGGAGCAGCCGGATGTCCTGCGCCTGCGCAAGTGCTGCGGCAAATACGGCAGCTACGACACCCAGAAGAAGGACTGTGATCTGCAGCCGAACCATCCAGCGGATGGACAACTCCGCCTCGCCCCCCAACTTCAGCTGGGCAGCTACGAGACGATATACGGCCTGCCGGAGTGCTCCTCCCCCGGAGGCTATGCCATCGCCGGGGACTGGACTGAGGGGAAGCTGAATCGCTCCAACCGCCACCTCCAGCTGCCGCACACGAATCTCAGTGCGGATCAGTACTGCCTGGAGCATACGCAGCGCGAGGGCGAGGTGAAGATCATTGCCTGCCAGTACCTGTTCAGTCCGGAGATCTACGATCCCGACCTGGGCCCCGGCGAGATTCACGGCAATAACCTGCAGAGGGCCGTGCTTACGGGCGGCATACTCGTGTCTATTGTCTTCCTGGCCGCCACTCTGGTGGCCGGATTCATGCTGCCGGCAGTCCATCACGCCCTCCACTGGCGGTGCCAGATCTGCTACATCTTCTGCCTGCTGGTGGGCAAGGTGCTGCTGGCCATCGAGGAGTTCAGCACCGGCCTGGAGCCGGGCACCGCCTGGTGCCTGATGCTGGCCATATCGATGCATTTCTTCTTCCTGGCCGCCTTCTTCTGGCTGAACACCATGTGCTTCAACATTTGGTGGACGTTCCGGGACTTTCGGCCCAGTTCCCTCGAGCGCAGCCAGGAGGCGCTGCGTCTCTTCCTCTACTCGATGTACGCCTGGGGCGGACCCCTGCTCATCGCGATTGTGGCCGCCTGCGTAGACCAGCTGCCGGAGACGAGCCTGCTCCGACCCGGATTCGGCCAGTTGTACTGCTGGTTCGACAATCGCTCCCTCTCCATCTTCGCCTACTTCTACGGACCCATCGGCCTCCTGCTGTGCGCCAACATCGTCCTCTTCATGTCCACCACCCACCAGCTGACCTGCGGCCTGTGGAAGCGCGACGACGTCAAGTCCTCCACGGAAAAGTCCGCCCTCGGTCGGGTCTGTCTCAAGCTCGTGGTGGTGATGGGCGTCACCTGGATAGCGGACATCATCTCGTGGCTGGTCGGGGGTCCGCATGGCGCCTGGTTCGCAACGGATCTGATCAACGCCCTCCAGGGTGTCTTCATCTTCATTGTGGTGGGCTGCCAGCCGCAGGTGTGGACCGCCTGCCGTCGCATCTGCTGCCCCCGGTTGCGCCACGACATcaccaacaccaccaacggtGTCCAGCATTCGAGCAGCTCCCAGGGTCTGCCCTCGATGGCCGGCGGCACCGAATTCACGCAAAACACCAGCATGCCGAGCAGTCCAGCGGCGGATAGTGGCTTCCCGGAggacaccaccaccaccgacaAGGCGGATGGCCACCCAACATCATCATCACCCGTAACAGTTCCCCCCAAAATGGAGACTATCTGCTAA